In Oscillatoria acuminata PCC 6304, a single window of DNA contains:
- a CDS encoding hybrid sensor histidine kinase/response regulator, with protein sequence MQPEQRQRIMGYFIEETTEHLNTIEQGLQNLASAVQDPSALAELFRAAHSVKGGAGMLELTAIQQIAHKLEDEFKVLQLVPVEVDPQLESLFVRVFRGLQETVALIRVSGPLDEEKAAAICAEVQPAINQLHVHLAQLAEETESPSAFVTRKEPRPDIGGQHTRIQSPKNPGVEEYSAKQLIFKSDVSRLLQEMIHLFKQAENSRGRERMQEICRQWIRAGEQFDLKLWCHLIDQAATAIANPENTFRVLAPILIKEIQKAREQVLCGQAEAITVSPKLEGLLQPQPQPQKSLTPQILGESTHTDSKFNPMSNNSSNSDQNQRLFEGGDSHRKKNPDSQNNQTWGEEKRGGKPTYNSGPEVGAAELNTLADLFEGESSYFDENWEGEEVVEEANPGEGNRETLPPDPGEVLANANDFDDLLFEPPADERTQMGTSENNDEENLANLFGLEGFVEMDDSSISEKPQSPSGAVSRKSSNQKLDDLGELFEEVATEELKEPDDWEQMWDDEPLDAVSEIVPPEPEAEFSLEIDEDSEFKDLLDISGLESSRDPGKDPFVSEVATEIPIDEENFDDLFGETTEDQDFAPNLTASEDSVDWFDSDPSETLETEEDLLDLLELETVPSSSSPTPSEPVGKRKPAPTSPPSDEFWLDFEEPDSEPESDVLDALDGLFDDEPSPAIADLDLMEDSSLDSQLFDEELGAGDDNNDLFPESSGNLDGDEWDWDLDPNDSDDKEDTSDFYQNLESLFEEPTERSPTLDLNQIAQPSPGPSKKTQSNSGFSSSTESNLDFEALFGENEPLSPKSDLSKGMPVGISEPIRERLDLPPEPKLTQGADIFTELDYLLAMGPLKATFDELEILLNPLSSPKAGTTSTSTTPATVSATANSEKSLLRSRGSDVDPEKTDVDFDDMEKLLRASADIGSRDTGGRVAPRRGGFEQTMRVPVRQLDNLSNLVGELVVNRNSIEQNQERMRQFLDNLLHQVSQLTDVGQRMQDLYERSLLEISLLASRQNYHFMGGSRNTQKDQSHTGSDWSALEMDRFTPFHSLSQDILELIVRVRESASDIEFLVDETEQVTRQLRQVTTQLQEGLTRSRMVPFAQTADRLPRGVRDNAIKFGKQVELQVEGRETLIDKMILEQLSDPMTHLVNNALAHGVETPEERRKKGKPPVGRIVVRAFHQGNQTVISVSDDGAGIDSEKVKAKALQRGLISPEVAKIMTRLDVYDLLFMPGFSTRDKADDLAGRGVGMDVVRTSLSSIRGVVTIDSTLGKGTTFTIRLPLTLSISKALCCISDRARIAFPMDGVEDMIDVPRDRIKTQEDGQTFIPWRDTMLPFRHLRELLVYNRHLGRGVVYGANPEEDIISVVVLRSAGNFLALQVDQVLGEQEIVIKQLEGPVPKPVGVAGATVMGDGRIVAIADVLELLDLAAGRLRREGTGTLWEDALGNRIQPEPEQEAVIDPTVLIVDDSITVRELLSLTFNKAGYRVEQARDGQEAWEKMRSGLPCDLVFCDIEMPRMDGLELLSRMQKDPILTSLPIAMLTSRGADKHRQMAIQMGASGYFTKPYLEESLLEAAGRMLKGEKLVSLKMEAGV encoded by the coding sequence ATGCAGCCGGAACAACGACAGCGAATAATGGGCTATTTTATTGAGGAGACCACAGAACACCTCAATACAATAGAACAAGGGTTGCAAAATCTGGCGAGCGCGGTACAAGATCCGTCCGCCCTCGCCGAACTGTTTCGTGCGGCCCACTCCGTTAAAGGTGGGGCAGGAATGCTCGAACTCACAGCGATTCAACAAATCGCTCACAAACTAGAAGACGAGTTTAAAGTGCTTCAGTTGGTGCCGGTAGAAGTTGATCCCCAGCTAGAGTCCTTATTTGTGAGAGTGTTTCGAGGGCTTCAGGAAACCGTTGCCTTAATCCGGGTATCCGGTCCCTTAGACGAAGAAAAGGCAGCCGCGATTTGTGCCGAAGTCCAACCGGCGATCAACCAACTCCACGTTCATTTAGCCCAGTTGGCTGAGGAAACCGAGAGTCCATCTGCCTTCGTGACCCGAAAAGAACCCAGACCCGATATTGGGGGCCAACACACCCGCATCCAGAGCCCGAAAAACCCAGGGGTGGAAGAATACAGTGCCAAACAACTCATTTTTAAAAGTGATGTTTCTCGGCTGTTGCAAGAAATGATTCATCTGTTCAAGCAGGCAGAAAACTCCAGAGGGCGAGAACGGATGCAAGAAATCTGCCGCCAGTGGATACGAGCCGGAGAACAATTCGATTTAAAATTGTGGTGTCATTTAATTGACCAGGCAGCCACGGCGATCGCCAACCCAGAAAATACCTTTCGGGTTCTGGCCCCTATTCTCATCAAAGAAATCCAAAAGGCTAGAGAACAAGTGCTCTGTGGTCAAGCAGAAGCGATTACAGTCAGTCCAAAACTCGAAGGACTACTCCAGCCTCAACCCCAACCGCAAAAGTCTTTAACCCCCCAAATCCTTGGGGAAAGCACTCATACAGACTCCAAATTTAATCCTATGTCTAATAACTCGTCAAACTCTGATCAAAATCAACGACTCTTTGAAGGGGGAGACTCCCACCGGAAAAAGAATCCGGATTCACAAAACAACCAGACCTGGGGTGAAGAGAAACGGGGTGGCAAACCTACCTATAATAGTGGGCCGGAAGTAGGAGCAGCCGAACTCAACACCCTAGCCGACTTATTTGAAGGAGAGAGTTCTTACTTTGATGAAAACTGGGAAGGAGAAGAAGTTGTAGAAGAAGCCAATCCTGGAGAAGGAAACCGGGAGACTCTACCCCCGGACCCGGGTGAAGTCTTGGCCAATGCCAATGATTTTGACGATTTATTATTTGAACCCCCTGCCGACGAGCGAACCCAGATGGGGACTTCGGAAAATAATGACGAAGAGAATTTAGCTAACTTATTCGGACTGGAGGGATTCGTTGAAATGGACGATAGTAGCATCAGCGAAAAGCCCCAGAGTCCCTCCGGGGCAGTATCCCGCAAGTCGTCTAATCAAAAACTAGACGACTTGGGAGAGTTGTTTGAGGAAGTTGCCACAGAAGAACTCAAAGAACCGGATGATTGGGAGCAAATGTGGGATGATGAGCCCCTAGATGCGGTGAGTGAAATCGTCCCACCGGAACCGGAGGCGGAGTTCTCCCTAGAAATAGACGAGGATTCAGAATTTAAGGATTTGCTAGACATCAGTGGATTGGAAAGTTCGAGGGACCCGGGCAAAGACCCGTTTGTCTCGGAAGTAGCAACGGAAATCCCCATTGATGAGGAAAATTTTGACGACCTCTTTGGAGAGACAACCGAGGACCAGGATTTCGCCCCAAATCTTACAGCGTCTGAGGACTCAGTGGATTGGTTTGACTCCGACCCGTCTGAAACTCTAGAGACGGAAGAGGACTTGCTCGATTTATTGGAACTGGAAACGGTCCCCTCAAGCTCAAGTCCCACCCCGAGCGAGCCGGTCGGGAAGAGAAAACCCGCCCCTACTTCTCCACCGTCCGACGAGTTTTGGTTGGACTTCGAGGAACCTGATTCGGAGCCAGAGTCCGATGTATTAGACGCGCTGGATGGTTTGTTTGATGATGAGCCATCCCCGGCGATCGCCGATCTGGACTTGATGGAAGACTCATCTTTAGATTCGCAACTGTTTGATGAGGAACTTGGGGCCGGAGATGACAACAACGACCTCTTCCCGGAGAGTTCGGGCAACCTCGACGGTGATGAGTGGGATTGGGACCTAGACCCTAACGATTCTGATGACAAGGAAGACACCAGCGACTTTTATCAAAACTTAGAGTCCCTGTTCGAGGAACCGACAGAGCGATCGCCAACCCTAGATTTAAACCAAATCGCCCAGCCTTCCCCAGGGCCATCCAAAAAAACTCAGTCCAACTCTGGATTTTCTTCGTCCACTGAGTCTAATTTAGACTTTGAGGCGTTGTTTGGAGAAAATGAACCCCTCTCCCCGAAGAGTGACCTCAGCAAGGGGATGCCCGTCGGGATATCCGAACCCATCCGAGAGCGCCTTGATTTGCCTCCAGAACCCAAGCTGACCCAAGGGGCAGATATTTTTACGGAATTAGACTACTTGTTAGCAATGGGACCGCTCAAAGCGACCTTTGATGAGTTAGAAATTCTGCTAAACCCCCTGAGTAGCCCGAAGGCAGGGACAACCAGCACTTCCACAACGCCGGCTACAGTGTCTGCAACTGCCAATTCCGAAAAATCTCTGCTCCGGTCCCGGGGATCCGATGTAGATCCCGAGAAGACCGATGTTGACTTTGACGATATGGAGAAGTTGCTGCGGGCCAGTGCAGATATCGGTTCCCGAGACACTGGGGGCAGAGTTGCCCCGAGGCGTGGGGGCTTTGAGCAGACTATGCGGGTCCCGGTACGACAATTAGATAACCTCAGCAATCTGGTGGGGGAACTGGTTGTTAATCGCAATAGCATTGAGCAGAATCAGGAACGGATGCGGCAGTTTTTGGATAATTTGCTGCATCAGGTCTCCCAACTGACGGATGTAGGGCAGCGGATGCAAGATTTGTACGAGCGATCGCTCTTGGAAATCTCCCTGCTGGCTTCGCGACAAAACTACCACTTTATGGGGGGAAGCCGGAATACTCAGAAGGATCAATCTCATACAGGTTCCGATTGGAGCGCCTTGGAAATGGATCGGTTCACTCCGTTCCATAGTCTGTCTCAAGATATTTTGGAATTGATTGTTCGGGTCCGGGAATCGGCTTCGGATATCGAATTTTTGGTGGATGAAACGGAACAGGTGACCCGACAACTCCGCCAGGTGACGACTCAGTTACAAGAGGGTCTAACCCGATCGCGGATGGTGCCTTTTGCTCAAACTGCCGATCGCCTACCCCGTGGGGTCCGGGACAATGCGATTAAGTTTGGCAAACAGGTCGAGCTTCAGGTTGAGGGTCGCGAAACTCTGATCGATAAGATGATTCTGGAGCAACTCTCGGACCCCATGACCCATTTGGTTAACAATGCTCTGGCTCATGGGGTGGAAACCCCCGAGGAACGCCGTAAAAAGGGTAAACCCCCCGTCGGTCGGATTGTTGTCCGGGCTTTCCACCAAGGGAACCAAACGGTGATTTCTGTCTCGGATGATGGAGCGGGGATTGATTCGGAAAAGGTGAAGGCTAAGGCATTACAACGGGGGCTGATTTCGCCGGAAGTGGCGAAGATTATGACCCGTTTGGATGTCTATGATTTACTGTTTATGCCTGGATTTAGTACCCGGGATAAGGCCGATGATTTGGCGGGTCGCGGGGTCGGGATGGATGTGGTTCGGACCAGCTTGAGTTCCATTCGTGGGGTGGTGACGATTGATTCTACCCTGGGTAAGGGGACGACGTTTACGATTCGCTTGCCCCTGACTTTGAGTATTTCTAAGGCGCTGTGCTGTATTAGCGATCGCGCCCGGATTGCCTTCCCTATGGATGGGGTGGAAGATATGATCGATGTCCCCCGCGATCGGATTAAAACCCAGGAAGATGGACAGACATTTATTCCCTGGCGGGATACGATGTTGCCGTTCCGTCACCTGCGCGAATTGTTGGTTTACAATCGCCATCTCGGACGTGGGGTGGTGTATGGGGCCAATCCGGAAGAGGATATCATTTCCGTGGTGGTCCTGCGTTCTGCGGGTAACTTCCTGGCGCTTCAGGTGGATCAAGTGTTAGGGGAACAGGAAATTGTAATTAAACAGCTTGAAGGACCTGTTCCGAAGCCCGTGGGAGTCGCTGGTGCAACGGTGATGGGGGATGGCCGAATTGTGGCGATCGCTGACGTTTTAGAATTGCTCGATTTGGCTGCCGGACGTCTGCGGCGAGAAGGCACCGGCACTCTGTGGGAAGATGCCCTAGGTAATCGGATTCAGCCTGAACCTGAACAGGAGGCGGTAATCGACCCGACGGTCCTGATTGTGGATGATTCGATTACGGTGCGTGAACTATTGTCCCTGACCTTTAATAAGGCGGGGTACCGGGTGGAACAGGCGCGGGATGGTCAAGAAGCATGGGAAAAAATGCGATCGGGTCTCCCCTGTGATTTGGTCTTCTGCGATATTGAAATGCCCCGCATGGATGGGTTGGAACTGCTCTCGCGAATGCAGAAAGACCCCATACTCACCAGTCTGCCGATCGCGATGCTTACCTCTCGCGGTGCGGACAAACACCGGCAAATGGCGATTCAAATGGGGGCCAGTGGCTATTTCACCAAACCTTATTTGGAGGAATCGTTACTGGAAGCTGCCGGACGAATGCTTAAAGGTGAAAAGCTGGTCTCGCTGAAGATGGAGGCTGGAGTTTAG
- a CDS encoding Npun_R2479 family HD domain-containing metalloprotein gives MFNSTALLIEAFVDRLQEGYHRTYGGYKPDYAEILAWAGGMALENIANSDALYHNVEHTILVTLVGQEILRGKHIREGGVSCEDWLHFIISLLCHDIGYVKGVCRQDEDSKRLYATGRDGLKVPIPFGSTDASLTPYHVDRGKLFISERFGGHSLIDAEVIKRNIELTRFPVPADEDHKDTFNYAGMVRAADLIGQLSDPRYLQKIAALFYEFDETGANKKLNYSHPGDLRRNYPKFYWHGVFPFITQALAYLNLTQQGKQIVANLYANVFKIEHEDQQLSEVA, from the coding sequence ATGTTTAATTCAACAGCACTACTCATTGAAGCGTTCGTGGACCGCCTGCAAGAAGGCTACCATCGGACATACGGAGGATATAAACCGGATTACGCAGAAATCCTGGCTTGGGCCGGTGGTATGGCATTAGAAAATATTGCCAACAGTGATGCCCTGTATCACAACGTAGAACATACCATTTTGGTAACCTTAGTCGGGCAAGAAATCCTGCGCGGTAAACATATTCGAGAAGGGGGCGTATCCTGCGAAGATTGGCTACATTTCATTATTTCCTTGTTGTGTCATGATATTGGCTATGTCAAGGGAGTTTGTCGCCAAGATGAAGACAGCAAACGGCTCTATGCCACGGGTAGAGATGGTTTAAAAGTACCGATTCCCTTTGGTTCGACGGATGCGAGTCTAACTCCCTATCACGTCGATCGCGGCAAACTTTTCATCTCCGAACGTTTCGGAGGTCACAGTCTCATTGATGCAGAAGTCATTAAACGCAATATCGAACTGACGCGGTTTCCTGTTCCGGCAGATGAAGATCATAAAGATACTTTTAATTATGCTGGCATGGTTAGAGCGGCAGATCTCATTGGTCAATTAAGCGATCCCCGTTACTTGCAAAAAATTGCTGCCTTATTTTATGAGTTTGATGAAACGGGGGCCAATAAAAAGCTCAACTACTCCCATCCCGGAGACCTTCGTCGGAACTATCCCAAATTCTACTGGCATGGTGTTTTTCCCTTTATTACTCAAGCTCTGGCTTATTTGAATTTGACTCAACAAGGCAAACAAATCGTCGCTAATCTCTATGCAAATGTCTTCAAAATAGAACATGAAGACCAGCAGCTTTCTGAGGTGGCCTAA
- a CDS encoding hybrid sensor histidine kinase/response regulator, translated as MNYALGELTTSRQSQNNRPNILVVDDTPDNVRLLSSVLTDNGYRVCKALKGDMALTVCKNAVPDLILLDVMMPGMDGYEVCKCLKQQETTRQIPVIFLSALNEVDDKVKAFEAGGVDYISKPFQEAEVLSRVQTHLKLRQLQINLQEKNLCLEQEITERQNAQRSLEVSEAKNMALVNAIPDVMFRIGEDGFFLDYRSPSLGCLDDIPESPGNQRGNPLQKSRDFTQNIFPISESLAADSSFVGKHIQEVLSDDLAIWIMHYVQQTLVTSKIQIGEYVQRDKNQERWVSYEVRFVKSGPSEVLAIARDISSRKQADAARLQAEAIMRHQKQKIEQALTELQDAQVQLVQNEKMVGLGQLVAGIAHEINNPVNFIYGNISHVQSAIADLVNLLETYQKEHPPNQTVREILEELDFDFLSKDLRKMTSSIAVGAERINQIVLSLRKFSLMDESGVKKVDIHENLDTALILLKHRFKITETHEIELIKDYGEIPQILCYPGELNQVFFNLLNNAIDVLSDILPDRLKVQEANPTAPKFVPSIWISTALTNSQTLLIRIKDNGPGINESGRSRLFDPFFTTKPVGKGRGLGLSISYQIVVQKHGGQLTCNSTPGEGAEFVIELPLVQSTADPVGLS; from the coding sequence ATGAACTACGCTCTAGGTGAATTAACTACATCCCGGCAATCTCAAAACAATCGCCCCAATATTTTGGTGGTGGACGATACGCCAGATAATGTGCGCCTGTTGTCCTCGGTATTGACCGATAATGGCTACCGGGTTTGTAAAGCCTTGAAGGGAGACATGGCTTTAACCGTCTGTAAAAATGCCGTGCCTGATTTAATCCTTCTGGATGTCATGATGCCGGGGATGGATGGCTATGAGGTTTGCAAATGTTTGAAGCAGCAGGAAACGACTCGCCAAATTCCCGTGATTTTTTTAAGTGCCTTGAATGAGGTGGATGATAAAGTCAAAGCCTTTGAAGCTGGAGGGGTCGATTATATTTCTAAACCCTTCCAAGAAGCAGAGGTTTTATCCCGAGTTCAAACTCATTTAAAGTTACGTCAACTCCAGATTAATCTTCAAGAAAAAAATCTCTGCCTAGAACAGGAAATTACTGAGCGCCAAAACGCTCAACGCTCTCTGGAAGTCAGCGAAGCCAAAAATATGGCATTGGTGAATGCAATTCCTGATGTGATGTTTCGCATTGGCGAGGATGGATTTTTCTTGGATTATCGGAGCCCCTCTTTAGGGTGTCTTGATGACATCCCAGAGAGTCCAGGGAATCAGCGGGGGAATCCCCTCCAAAAGAGTCGGGATTTTACTCAGAATATTTTTCCTATTAGTGAATCGTTAGCGGCTGATTCTAGTTTTGTCGGAAAACATATTCAGGAGGTTTTATCCGATGACTTAGCCATTTGGATTATGCATTATGTGCAGCAAACTCTCGTGACTTCAAAAATCCAGATTGGGGAATATGTTCAACGGGATAAAAATCAAGAACGGTGGGTTTCTTATGAGGTTCGCTTTGTCAAAAGTGGCCCATCAGAGGTGCTGGCGATCGCCCGGGATATTTCCTCCCGCAAACAGGCTGATGCTGCCCGACTCCAGGCAGAAGCCATCATGCGCCATCAAAAGCAAAAAATTGAACAAGCGTTAACCGAACTTCAAGATGCTCAAGTTCAATTGGTTCAAAATGAGAAAATGGTGGGCTTGGGTCAATTAGTCGCCGGAATTGCCCATGAAATTAATAATCCGGTTAATTTTATCTATGGGAATATCTCTCATGTTCAAAGTGCGATCGCGGATTTAGTTAATCTCCTGGAAACTTATCAAAAAGAACATCCCCCCAATCAGACGGTTCGAGAAATTTTAGAAGAATTGGATTTTGATTTCTTAAGTAAAGATTTAAGAAAAATGACAAGTTCAATTGCCGTGGGAGCCGAGCGCATTAATCAAATTGTTTTGTCTTTGCGAAAGTTTTCTCTCATGGATGAATCTGGAGTTAAAAAGGTTGATATTCATGAAAATTTAGACACTGCTCTAATTTTATTGAAACACCGATTTAAAATCACTGAAACCCATGAAATTGAATTGATTAAAGACTATGGAGAAATTCCGCAGATTCTCTGTTATCCGGGCGAACTCAACCAAGTGTTTTTTAATCTCTTAAATAATGCTATCGATGTTTTAAGCGATATTTTGCCCGATCGCCTCAAGGTTCAGGAAGCCAATCCCACAGCGCCTAAGTTTGTGCCTTCGATTTGGATTTCTACGGCGTTAACGAATAGCCAAACCCTGTTGATTCGGATTAAAGATAATGGTCCCGGGATCAACGAATCGGGGCGATCGCGCTTATTTGATCCCTTCTTTACCACCAAACCCGTTGGTAAAGGCAGAGGATTGGGACTCTCGATTAGTTACCAGATAGTCGTCCAAAAACATGGGGGACAACTCACCTGCAATTCCACCCCCGGAGAAGGCGCAGAGTTCGTGATCGAGCTCCCCTTAGTGCAATCCACCGCAGACCCAGTGGGACTGTCCTAA